A genomic segment from Gracilimonas sediminicola encodes:
- a CDS encoding LamB/YcsF family protein: MIKKIDLNCDLGEFYGMYDERRDSKIMPYISSCNIACGFHSGDPVTISKTIELALEHEVAIGAHPSYPDLQGFGRRIMNLSAEELEACILYQVSALKGMTESLGGKLHHVKPHGALYNHAAKDEDVALGIAKAIVQIQKDMMIYAPAESKLAEVAKDVGLEVRSEVFADRQYEDDLSLRSRSLEGAVLHKKKSVLKQMASFLDGVVHTQGGLDLPITAETVCLHSDTEGAAELAKEIHDFLEKHEVEITSA, translated from the coding sequence ATGATTAAAAAAATTGACTTGAATTGTGATTTGGGTGAATTCTACGGCATGTACGATGAGCGTCGTGATTCTAAGATCATGCCGTACATTTCGAGCTGTAATATCGCTTGTGGTTTTCATTCCGGAGATCCTGTCACCATTTCCAAAACCATTGAATTAGCACTCGAACATGAGGTGGCAATAGGAGCTCACCCTTCATATCCGGATTTGCAGGGCTTTGGCCGGCGCATCATGAATCTTTCGGCCGAGGAACTTGAAGCCTGTATTTTGTACCAGGTATCGGCCTTAAAGGGGATGACGGAATCGCTGGGAGGCAAGCTTCATCATGTGAAACCGCACGGTGCTTTATATAATCACGCCGCCAAAGATGAGGATGTTGCCCTGGGCATAGCCAAAGCTATTGTTCAGATTCAAAAAGATATGATGATTTATGCCCCGGCTGAATCGAAATTAGCAGAAGTTGCTAAAGACGTAGGACTGGAAGTCCGAAGTGAGGTTTTTGCTGACCGCCAATACGAAGATGACCTGAGCTTGCGCTCTCGTTCTTTGGAAGGAGCCGTTCTTCACAAAAAAAAGTCCGTTTTAAAACAAATGGCATCTTTTTTGGATGGAGTAGTGCATACACAGGGCGGACTTGATTTGCCCATCACTGCGGAAACCGTTTGCCTGCACAGCGATACCGAAGGAGCAGCGGAATTGGCTAAAGAAATTCACGATTTTTTGGAGAAACATGAAGTCGAAATTACTTCAGCTTAA
- the pxpB gene encoding 5-oxoprolinase subunit PxpB, whose amino-acid sequence MKSKLLQLNNCSWSVSALGEQALLIKPKQDDVSLQLIHESCRIIGESSIPGVVDIIPAYESIAIIYDRVLNDLGSEIDILSNAFRHISAENHSPQKHVIPVCYELGLDWEEVENYTGMEKARIIQIHLAGAYTVAMMGFLPGFLYLSGLNEEIACPRKQEPRSRIPTGAVGIGGKQTGVYSLESPGGWQIIGRTPLSFFDARKDPPTEVRAGNQVVFERITEKEFFKLKDRET is encoded by the coding sequence ATGAAGTCGAAATTACTTCAGCTTAATAACTGCAGCTGGTCAGTTTCGGCTCTTGGGGAACAAGCTCTTCTCATAAAGCCGAAACAGGATGATGTTTCTCTACAGCTTATTCATGAGTCATGCAGAATAATCGGTGAATCATCTATTCCCGGCGTTGTCGATATCATACCGGCCTATGAAAGCATCGCTATTATTTATGACAGGGTGCTAAATGATCTTGGCAGCGAAATCGATATCCTTTCAAATGCCTTCCGGCACATTTCAGCAGAAAACCATTCACCCCAAAAACATGTGATACCCGTCTGTTATGAATTAGGCCTTGATTGGGAGGAGGTTGAAAATTACACCGGAATGGAAAAAGCCAGGATTATTCAAATTCATTTAGCCGGAGCCTATACCGTTGCCATGATGGGATTTCTTCCCGGTTTTTTATACTTGTCAGGGTTGAATGAAGAGATTGCCTGTCCCCGAAAACAGGAGCCTCGAAGTCGAATTCCGACCGGTGCGGTTGGCATTGGTGGAAAGCAGACGGGGGTTTATTCACTGGAAAGTCCGGGTGGATGGCAAATTATTGGGCGAACGCCTCTTTCTTTTTTTGATGCAAGAAAAGACCCACCCACGGAGGTAAGGGCAGGAAATCAGGTAGTTTTTGAGCGTATCACCGAAAAAGAATTTTTCAAACTCAAAGATAGGGAGACTTGA
- a CDS encoding biotin-dependent carboxyltransferase family protein → MGSLEVLDGGLLTTIQDGGRFGYRQYGVPVSGAMDDYAYRLANQLVGNASDLPVLEMTLNGGRYRFNSDAVIAMTGADMHPKINGEDISLNTSLEIKSGDVISFDYCQTGCRSYLAIRGQLDIKEVLGSCSTYLTGKFGGFEGRALREGDVLSWTESEGSSIPERVPEDRFPYYSSKVELRILEGPEWSWLSQHQKEQFLNTEFDVSPDSNRMGIRLKGDSIKPTDHQMVSGPVIPGTIQLPENGRPIIIMKDGQAVGGYPRIAKIADADLWRAGQLWSGVQLTFRKINREEANKLSAFQKNLLYSE, encoded by the coding sequence ATGGGGAGTCTGGAAGTATTAGATGGAGGATTATTGACCACCATTCAGGATGGTGGCCGATTCGGATATCGGCAGTATGGAGTGCCGGTTTCCGGTGCGATGGATGACTACGCCTACAGATTAGCAAACCAATTGGTGGGAAATGCGAGCGACTTGCCGGTATTGGAAATGACCCTGAATGGGGGAAGATATCGCTTTAACTCAGACGCAGTTATCGCCATGACCGGCGCTGATATGCACCCCAAAATAAACGGTGAGGATATTTCCCTGAATACCTCATTGGAAATTAAGTCCGGTGATGTCATCTCTTTCGATTACTGCCAAACAGGCTGCAGAAGCTATCTTGCCATTCGCGGCCAATTGGATATCAAGGAAGTACTGGGTTCCTGTTCAACCTATTTAACGGGAAAATTCGGAGGTTTTGAAGGACGTGCGTTACGTGAAGGAGATGTGCTTTCGTGGACTGAAAGTGAGGGAAGTTCTATACCGGAAAGGGTTCCTGAAGACCGGTTCCCGTATTACTCTTCAAAAGTGGAATTGCGAATTTTGGAAGGGCCGGAGTGGAGCTGGTTATCTCAACACCAAAAAGAGCAATTTCTGAATACCGAATTTGATGTTAGCCCGGATAGTAACCGAATGGGCATCCGGCTGAAAGGGGATTCTATTAAACCCACCGATCACCAGATGGTATCGGGTCCGGTTATTCCCGGGACGATACAACTGCCTGAGAATGGCCGGCCTATCATTATTATGAAAGACGGGCAAGCGGTGGGCGGATACCCACGGATAGCAAAAATAGCTGATGCGGATTTGTGGAGGGCAGGTCAGTTATGGTCTGGTGTACAGCTAACCTTCAGAAAAATCAACCGGGAAGAGGCGAATAAATTAAGTGCTTTTCAAAAAAATCTGTTATACTCAGAGTAA
- a CDS encoding choice-of-anchor D domain-containing protein — MYFIKTFFLTLSIALLTFSYTFAQNDRDPAQYNKVILDNEDFKRICTLTSTGEDVHYQLSHQQFNSRKKSGKKGASIQVDYIARPSWPDEAVEAFDYAVEIWETYLDSDIPIRIQANWTQLGEFTLGSAGPSQIVQLEGDAEATWYSIAQGSAISGIDFVAQSQGTNSEVDHDVIVNMNAGWDNWYFGTDAQTPDGLIDFVTVVLHEIGHGIGFTGSMQVPTGQTAQWGYGAPPIPIVYDRFVIDSDGAQIIDQQVYRSPSGKLYDAVTSKTGGIFFAGINTIGTYDGQAAPLYAPSEWNGGSSYSHLDLATFTNTENALMRPQIDRAFAIHTPGPVMCSIFGDMGWPLAENCQNLLGTESEITVNQVLDNSIDFGVTNVGSNVERTFSISNGVNAADPLVGRVGVSGSNSFTFSNSNQIFTLDPGESTNITVRFEPGVEGEVAGVLEIAHNGSEGQNPVMISLGGEALPEDEVFVLDQNYPNPFNATTTIPYALAQSADVRLDVFDALGKHVQTLVNTRQPSGRYNQPFQADDVSSGLFIYRLIVDGKSKTGKLLLVK, encoded by the coding sequence ATGTATTTTATAAAGACCTTTTTTTTGACTCTGAGTATTGCTTTGCTCACGTTTTCCTACACTTTCGCTCAAAATGATCGTGACCCGGCACAGTACAATAAAGTAATACTCGATAATGAGGACTTTAAGAGAATTTGCACCCTTACCTCGACCGGCGAAGATGTACATTATCAATTATCTCATCAGCAATTTAACAGCCGGAAAAAGTCAGGAAAGAAAGGCGCCAGTATTCAGGTTGACTATATTGCACGCCCATCCTGGCCCGATGAAGCTGTAGAAGCATTTGACTATGCAGTTGAAATCTGGGAAACTTATCTGGACTCAGATATTCCCATCAGGATACAGGCCAACTGGACTCAGTTAGGAGAATTTACACTTGGCAGTGCAGGGCCTTCTCAAATTGTTCAACTCGAAGGTGATGCAGAAGCTACCTGGTATTCAATAGCACAAGGAAGTGCAATATCGGGGATAGATTTTGTGGCTCAGTCTCAAGGTACGAATTCGGAGGTTGACCATGATGTGATTGTGAACATGAACGCAGGTTGGGATAACTGGTATTTCGGGACCGATGCACAAACTCCTGATGGATTAATTGATTTTGTGACAGTTGTGCTGCACGAGATCGGGCACGGAATTGGGTTCACAGGTTCGATGCAGGTTCCAACCGGACAAACCGCACAATGGGGGTATGGAGCACCTCCGATTCCTATTGTCTATGATCGTTTTGTTATTGATTCAGATGGTGCTCAAATTATAGACCAGCAAGTTTATCGAAGTCCATCCGGAAAGCTATATGATGCGGTCACAAGCAAAACCGGTGGGATATTTTTTGCGGGTATAAATACTATCGGTACCTATGATGGACAAGCAGCCCCTTTATATGCTCCTTCTGAATGGAATGGAGGCTCCAGTTACTCACACCTCGATTTGGCAACCTTCACCAACACCGAAAATGCGTTGATGCGACCTCAAATTGACAGAGCTTTTGCCATACATACACCAGGACCTGTAATGTGCAGTATTTTTGGGGACATGGGGTGGCCGTTAGCCGAGAATTGCCAGAATTTATTGGGGACTGAGTCTGAGATTACGGTAAATCAAGTTTTGGATAACAGTATAGATTTTGGTGTTACCAATGTAGGCTCGAACGTTGAGAGAACGTTTTCTATATCAAATGGGGTTAATGCTGCAGACCCTCTGGTAGGACGAGTGGGGGTTTCCGGCAGTAACTCATTCACTTTCAGTAACAGTAATCAAATATTTACTCTTGACCCCGGAGAATCCACCAATATAACTGTTCGCTTTGAACCTGGCGTAGAAGGTGAAGTAGCAGGAGTTCTTGAAATTGCCCATAATGGTAGCGAGGGACAGAATCCTGTGATGATTTCATTGGGCGGAGAGGCTTTGCCTGAGGATGAAGTTTTTGTTTTGGATCAGAATTATCCCAATCCATTTAATGCTACCACAACGATTCCGTATGCACTTGCCCAATCAGCGGATGTTCGGTTAGACGTTTTTGATGCGCTGGGAAAACACGTACAAACCCTGGTTAATACCCGGCAGCCTTCTGGCCGTTATAATCAGCCATTTCAAGCGGATGACGTATCAAGCGGGTTGTTTATTTACAGGCTGATTGTGGATGGAAAAAGCAAGACCGGTAAACTGCTGTTGGTTAAATAA